A single region of the Macrobrachium rosenbergii isolate ZJJX-2024 chromosome 5, ASM4041242v1, whole genome shotgun sequence genome encodes:
- the LOC136839022 gene encoding lysosomal proton-coupled steroid conjugate and bile acid symporter SLC46A3-like, translating into MSRLLNALKSISVEPVMLIDGACNQAMLLFIENVQMNKICSVNLGFAVEVCENLADNPKENVLVQKEFSLFSFYNSILLSVPALIFVLFMGAWSDKYGRKIPLLLTLLCHVMYAAGYLLNNWQTSWPVEIIYLVTFLESLGGGNMGLLTSTISYISDICSEKSRTSRVSIANSTWHLGGPLGTLIGAVIIKHASYNVALALVLLAYISAVAYVIFFIKESHGPFATAKLSKGALSGRASEDLKEQVDPKEKVTISLMIKDFFNWRRVVESFKTALKKREGNTRSVILIIIGCNMIRRVAKGFFMYMFVRQALQWNATDYGYWATYRNLLAALGSLFLIPLLTKLCDIKDTTLVLVGSLSTVAEYVCYGLVMKKPLSFLLWLGPVAGLISNASIIAFRSMPTKLVSSNEKGRISAVTAATNGLMPMVAYGVYSPVYYRTVDSFPSAQFFVGGGLTLIITIMFICVQMMNVSSSYDRKDLESGFAKTNKEIVHVFKNTTAVTLKSLIRTFSLPLQPENRNQIPGENIHAQGHQALQVTQESGAPEAKKTLTGVINPSFSFDGERSLYKNNSQTRTENSISAATPGEIMKQSSTSL; encoded by the exons ATGTCACGGCTTCTGAATGCACTCAAAAGCATTTCGGTTGAGCCCGTCATGCTCATTGACGGTGCTTGCAACCAGGCAATGCTTCTTTTCATTGAAAACGTTCAGATGAATAAGATATGTTCCGTCAACCTCGGTTTTGCAGTCGAA GTATGTGAAAACCTGGCTGATAATCCAAAGGAGAATGTGTTAGTCCAAAAGGAgttcagtttattttccttttacaacaGCATCCTCCTCTCTGTGCCAGCTCTGATATTTGTGCTCTTCATGGGGGCTTGGAGTGATAAATATGGGAGAAAG ATTCCTCTCTTGCTTACTTTGTTGTGCCACGTGATGTATGCTGCGGGGTATCTGCTCAACAACTGGCAAACTTCTTGGCCTGTGGAAATTATCTATCTAGTGACATTCTTAGAATCTCTTGGTGGAGGTAACATGGGCCTTCTGACTTCAACCATCAGCTACATTAGCGACATCTGTTCAGAGAAAAGCCGCACGTCACGTGTCAGCATAGCAAATTCCACGTGGCACTTAGGAGGTCCCCTAGGTACACTTATTGGAGCAGTCATCATCAAACACGCTAGCTACAATGTGGCGCTGGCACTGGTTCTCTTGGCATACATTTCAGCCGTGGCCTACGTCATTTTCTTCATCAAGGAAAGTCACGGACCCTTTGCCACGGCAAAACTAAGCAAAGGGGCACTCAGTGGTAGAGCAAGTGAGGATCTAAAGGAACAAGTTGATCCAAAGGAAAAAGTTACCATTTCACTCATGATCAAGGATTTCTTCAACTGGAGGAGGGTTGTAGAGTCATTTAAAACAGCTCTCAAGAAGAGGGAAGGAAACACTCGTTCTGTGATCTTGATTATCATCGGGTGTAATATGATCCGTCGTGTTGCTAAAG GATTCTTCATGTACATGTTCGTCAGACAAGCACTGCAATGGAATGCTACAGACTATGGATACTGGGCTACATACAGAAACCTTCTGGCTGCACTGG GTTCCCTGTTCTTGATTCCTCTACTCACAAAACTATGTGACATCAAAGACACAACATTAGTGTTGGTAGGTTCCCTGTCAACAGTTGCCGAATATGTTTGTTATGGTCTAGTAATGAAAAAACCACTGTCTTTCTTGTTATGGCTGGGACCTGTAGCAGGCCTCATTTCCAACGCCAGCATCATTGCCTTCAGGTCAATGCCTACGAAGCTGGTTAGCAGCAATGAAAAAG GCCGCATTAGTGCTGTCACAGCTGCCACGAATGGGCTTATGCCGATGGTAGCTTATGGTGTTTATTCACCAGTGTACTACAGGACGGTCGACTCCTTCCCATCAGCACAATTCTTCGTCGGCGGCGGCCTCACTCTCATCATCACTATAATGTTTAT CTGCGTCCAGATGATGAACGTTTCCTCATCGTACGACAGAAAGGATCTGGAATCTGGCTTTGCCAAAACCAACAAGGAAATTGTTCACGTCTTCAAGAACACCACCGCGGTCACTCTGAAGAGCCTCATTCGCACGTTTAGCCTTCCGCTACAGCCGGAGAACAGGAACCAGATTCCAGGAGAGAATATTCACGCTCAGGGACACCAAGCCTTACAGGTCACCCAAGAAAGCGGAGCTCCAGAAGCCAAGAAAACTTTGACGGGTGTAATTAACCCTTCATTTTCATTCGACGGTGAACGAAGCTTGTACAAGAATAACTCTCAAACAAGGACAGAAAACAGTATTTCGGCTGCTACTCCTGGTGAAATAATGAAGCAATCCAGCACCAGTCTATAA